From the genome of Deinococcus sp. AJ005, one region includes:
- the pnp gene encoding polyribonucleotide nucleotidyltransferase, whose amino-acid sequence MIGKTYTTMLGGRELSIETGKLAKLVSGSVTLRYGDTMLLVTAQARDDKSTLDFLPLTVEFEERHYAVGKIPGSFHRREGRPGEKAILGARITDRQIRPLFPKTYRHETQVIITVISADGQNSPDVLGPVGASAALSLSDIPWAGPTACVRVGQIDGQYVINPTVEQLARSPMDLVVAGTRDAVMMVEAGAHNASEDDLVGAIEFAHAEMQGVISLIETMREEMGQEKFNFLEETDLTTDLVPELTEKAKAGGLKDALLTVKKKERSARTKALRDDIIAGYEPDPDAEGAKERITALKNAFNKVEKKELRRLILEDDMRADGRDSKTVRPIWIEARPLPRAHGSAIFTRGETQVLGVATLGTERDEILVDDLTAETGDKFMLHYNFPPYSTGEVKRMGGQSRREIGHGNLAKRAIRAVLPSFEEFPYVIRIVGEVLESNGSSSMATVCAGTLALMDAGVPIKAPVAGVAMGLVMEGDKYRVLTDILGLEDALGDMDFKVCGTAEGVTALQMDIKVGGITPQIMREALAQARDGRLHILGKMAEVLAAPRPELSPTAPRIISLKINPELIGKVIGPGGKQIRELEAMGAQITVEEDGTVRVFSAESASAEAVRDRIMSITREAKAGEEFDGTVVKTTLFGAFINLYPGQDGMLHISQMSEERVNAVEDVMNVGDKLRVKIVAVDDRGKIDLIRPELEDKIAPREARPPRSGGGDRGGRPPRRD is encoded by the coding sequence ATGATTGGAAAAACCTACACCACCATGCTCGGCGGGCGCGAGCTGAGCATCGAGACCGGCAAACTGGCCAAGCTGGTCAGCGGCAGCGTCACCCTGCGCTACGGCGACACCATGCTGCTGGTCACCGCCCAGGCCCGCGACGACAAAAGCACGCTGGATTTCCTGCCGCTGACCGTGGAATTCGAGGAACGCCACTACGCCGTGGGCAAGATTCCGGGATCGTTTCACCGCCGCGAGGGCCGCCCCGGCGAGAAGGCCATTCTGGGCGCACGCATCACGGACCGCCAAATTCGCCCGCTGTTCCCCAAGACCTACCGCCATGAAACCCAGGTGATCATCACCGTGATCAGCGCCGACGGTCAGAACTCGCCGGACGTGCTGGGACCCGTGGGTGCCTCGGCGGCCCTGAGCCTGAGCGACATTCCGTGGGCTGGCCCAACCGCCTGCGTGCGCGTGGGCCAGATTGACGGCCAGTACGTCATCAACCCCACCGTGGAGCAACTGGCCCGCAGCCCTATGGACCTCGTGGTGGCCGGAACCCGTGACGCCGTGATGATGGTGGAAGCCGGGGCGCACAACGCCAGCGAAGACGATCTGGTGGGGGCCATCGAGTTCGCCCACGCCGAGATGCAGGGCGTCATTTCGCTGATCGAGACCATGCGCGAGGAGATGGGCCAGGAGAAATTCAACTTCCTGGAAGAAACCGACCTGACCACTGATCTGGTCCCTGAACTGACCGAGAAGGCCAAGGCGGGCGGCCTGAAGGACGCGCTGCTGACCGTCAAGAAAAAGGAGCGCAGCGCCCGCACCAAGGCCCTGCGCGACGACATCATCGCCGGGTACGAGCCTGATCCCGACGCCGAGGGCGCGAAGGAACGCATCACTGCCCTCAAGAACGCCTTCAACAAGGTGGAGAAGAAAGAACTGCGCCGCCTGATTCTGGAAGATGACATGCGCGCCGATGGCCGCGATTCCAAAACCGTGCGCCCCATCTGGATTGAGGCCCGGCCCCTGCCCCGCGCCCACGGCAGCGCCATTTTCACGCGCGGCGAGACGCAGGTGCTGGGCGTGGCGACGCTGGGCACCGAGCGTGACGAGATTCTGGTGGACGACCTGACCGCCGAGACGGGCGACAAGTTCATGCTGCACTACAACTTCCCGCCGTACTCCACGGGCGAGGTCAAGCGCATGGGCGGGCAGTCGCGCCGCGAGATCGGTCACGGCAACCTCGCCAAGCGGGCCATCCGCGCCGTGCTGCCCAGCTTTGAAGAGTTCCCGTATGTCATCCGCATCGTGGGTGAAGTGCTGGAATCCAACGGCTCATCTTCAATGGCCACCGTGTGCGCCGGAACGCTGGCGCTGATGGACGCGGGCGTGCCGATCAAGGCCCCGGTGGCCGGGGTGGCGATGGGTCTGGTCATGGAGGGCGACAAGTACCGCGTCCTGACTGACATCCTGGGCCTGGAAGACGCGCTGGGCGACATGGACTTCAAAGTCTGCGGCACCGCAGAGGGCGTCACCGCGCTGCAAATGGACATCAAAGTGGGCGGCATCACCCCGCAGATCATGCGTGAGGCGCTGGCGCAGGCCCGCGACGGACGCCTGCACATCCTGGGCAAGATGGCCGAGGTGCTGGCCGCGCCGCGCCCGGAACTGTCCCCCACCGCGCCGCGCATCATTTCCCTGAAGATCAACCCCGAACTGATCGGCAAGGTCATCGGGCCGGGCGGCAAGCAGATCCGCGAGCTGGAAGCGATGGGCGCGCAGATCACCGTGGAGGAGGACGGCACCGTGCGCGTGTTCAGCGCCGAGAGTGCGTCTGCCGAGGCCGTGCGCGACCGCATCATGAGCATCACCCGTGAAGCGAAAGCGGGCGAAGAATTTGACGGCACGGTGGTCAAGACCACGCTGTTCGGGGCATTCATCAACCTGTATCCCGGTCAGGACGGCATGCTGCACATCTCGCAGATGTCCGAGGAACGCGTCAACGCCGTGGAAGACGTGATGAACGTGGGCGACAAGCTGCGCGTGAAGATCGTGGCGGTGGATGATCGGGGCAAGATCGACCTGATCCGCCCCGAGCTGGAAGATAAGATCGCCCCTCGTGAAGCGCGTCCGCCGCGTTCTGGTGGTGGCGACAGGGGCGGAAGGCCTCCCCGCCGGGACTGA
- the malQ gene encoding 4-alpha-glucanotransferase: protein MTQPHFTLSRSSGVLLHPTSLPGPYGIGELGVYARNFIDWLADAGQKYWQVMPLGPTGYGDSPYQAFSAFAGNPYLIDLATLRSEGLLHETDFAATPVFAPARVDFGLQYIWRNQMLERAYISFVGGFAEHLTPDFEAFKAEESGWLDDYALFTALKAAHGGLPWNAWQPAVRDRQPEALELARSDLNVTIERTKFIQFLFFRQWNAIRAYARERGIEVIGDIPIFVAMDSSDAWANRDLFYFDEQGQPTVVAGVPPDYFSETGQLWGNPLYDWKAMQKDNFAWWVERFKGSLKLFDLIRIDHFRGFAASWEIPFPADTAMHGRWVPALGHEMFQAVRDALGVLPIIAEDLGVITPDVEKLRDDFEFPGMAVLQFAFGGGDFAVNDFLPHNLRENQVVYTGTHDNDTTRGWWVHAEELEKHNFRTYTSSDPSETTFVPQMMRLAFESRANLAVVPLQDVFNLGTDDRMNLPGTTGDHNWTWRYHAGDLRPDLAANLRALTEETGRQGN from the coding sequence ATGACCCAGCCCCACTTCACCCTGTCCCGTTCCAGCGGCGTTCTGCTGCACCCCACCAGCCTGCCCGGCCCCTACGGCATTGGCGAACTGGGCGTCTACGCGCGCAACTTCATCGACTGGCTCGCGGATGCGGGGCAGAAATACTGGCAGGTCATGCCGCTGGGGCCGACCGGTTACGGCGACAGCCCCTATCAGGCGTTCAGTGCGTTCGCGGGCAACCCGTACCTGATCGATCTGGCCACCCTGCGGAGCGAGGGCCTGCTGCACGAGACTGACTTTGCAGCCACGCCCGTTTTCGCCCCGGCCAGGGTGGATTTCGGCCTGCAATACATCTGGCGCAACCAGATGCTGGAGCGCGCCTACATCTCGTTCGTGGGCGGATTTGCTGAACACCTGACCCCGGATTTTGAGGCATTCAAGGCCGAAGAATCTGGGTGGCTGGACGACTACGCGCTGTTCACCGCCCTGAAAGCCGCGCACGGCGGGCTGCCCTGGAACGCCTGGCAACCTGCCGTGCGGGACCGCCAGCCAGAGGCGCTGGAACTGGCCCGCAGCGACCTGAACGTGACCATCGAGCGCACCAAGTTCATCCAGTTTCTGTTCTTTCGCCAGTGGAATGCCATCCGCGCCTACGCCCGCGAGCGGGGCATTGAGGTCATCGGCGATATTCCCATTTTCGTGGCGATGGACAGCAGTGACGCCTGGGCCAACCGCGATCTGTTCTACTTTGACGAACAGGGCCAGCCCACCGTGGTGGCCGGGGTGCCGCCGGACTACTTCAGTGAAACCGGGCAACTCTGGGGCAACCCGCTGTACGACTGGAAGGCCATGCAGAAGGACAACTTCGCGTGGTGGGTCGAGCGCTTCAAGGGCAGTCTCAAACTGTTCGACCTGATCCGCATCGATCATTTTCGGGGCTTCGCGGCGTCCTGGGAGATTCCCTTTCCCGCCGACACTGCCATGCACGGGCGCTGGGTGCCTGCGCTAGGACACGAGATGTTCCAGGCCGTGCGCGACGCGCTAGGTGTACTGCCGATCATCGCTGAGGATCTGGGTGTGATCACCCCCGATGTGGAGAAGCTGCGCGACGACTTCGAGTTTCCAGGGATGGCGGTGTTGCAATTTGCCTTCGGGGGCGGCGACTTCGCGGTCAACGACTTCCTGCCCCACAACCTGCGCGAGAATCAGGTGGTCTACACCGGCACCCACGACAACGACACCACGCGCGGCTGGTGGGTTCATGCCGAGGAACTGGAGAAGCACAATTTCCGTACCTACACGTCCTCGGACCCCAGCGAGACCACCTTCGTACCGCAGATGATGCGTCTGGCCTTCGAGAGCCGCGCCAATCTGGCCGTGGTTCCCTTGCAGGATGTCTTTAACCTGGGCACCGACGACCGCATGAACCTGCCCGGTACCACTGGGGACCACAACTGGACCTGGCGGTATCACGCGGGCGATCTCCGCCCCGATCTGGCGGCGAATCTGCGTGCGCTGACTGAGGAAACCGGGCGGCAGGGCAACTGA
- a CDS encoding NUDIX domain-containing protein produces MSHLSRTLPVKRAAHVYLVQDGKLLLVEERMDDGSIFYGLPGGKAHPGETLGDAAVRQVLVETGLTVTDLVFLSLLEGELLTGTRNECYANFGRFTATFSGELNPTDPEVVGIRWVPFAEVEMLVRYGPPPEIEERNPLIWVPTRDFVKGQPRAYYPI; encoded by the coding sequence ATGAGCCACCTGTCGCGTACCCTGCCCGTCAAGCGCGCCGCGCATGTGTATCTGGTCCAGGACGGCAAGCTGCTGCTGGTCGAGGAACGTATGGACGACGGCAGCATCTTCTACGGCCTGCCCGGCGGCAAGGCCCATCCTGGTGAGACGCTGGGCGACGCCGCCGTGCGGCAGGTGCTGGTGGAAACGGGCCTGACCGTCACCGATCTGGTTTTCCTGAGTCTGCTGGAAGGCGAGTTGCTGACCGGCACTCGCAATGAGTGTTACGCCAACTTCGGGCGCTTCACCGCCACCTTTTCCGGCGAACTGAACCCCACCGATCCCGAAGTGGTGGGCATCCGCTGGGTGCCGTTTGCAGAGGTGGAGATGCTGGTGCGTTACGGCCCCCCGCCCGAGATCGAGGAGCGCAACCCCCTGATCTGGGTGCCCACCAGAGACTTCGTGAAGGGCCAGCCGCGCGCCTATTACCCGATCTAA
- a CDS encoding TetR/AcrR family transcriptional regulator has translation MRARSLAEKQQRRADILCAAEDLWTTTPYADLSMNQVASAAQLAKGTLYLYFDTKEELFLALVDGHLAAWIARAAATLEERGPRTPPQLADALLEAGQDSESVRRLLVLLGTVLDRRVRPELLQDFYQNLNAHLERLLALMPLEREVSVRVLRHLYALAIGWQHLSEQPQQSQTRSQPRPGGAQSDPVQGLSCVLNIRQNAAEEEFGLAVRAVIDRVTRVATPA, from the coding sequence ATGCGCGCGCGCAGTCTGGCTGAAAAGCAGCAGCGCCGGGCTGATATTCTGTGCGCCGCTGAAGATCTCTGGACCACCACCCCCTATGCGGACCTGAGCATGAATCAGGTGGCCAGCGCCGCACAGCTTGCCAAAGGCACCCTGTATCTGTATTTCGACACCAAGGAAGAACTGTTCCTGGCGCTGGTAGACGGCCATCTGGCCGCCTGGATCGCCCGCGCTGCCGCGACCTTGGAAGAACGTGGCCCCCGCACGCCACCGCAACTGGCCGACGCGCTGCTGGAGGCCGGGCAGGATTCCGAGTCGGTGCGCCGCCTGCTGGTTTTGCTGGGAACGGTCCTGGACCGCCGGGTCCGCCCGGAACTGCTTCAGGACTTCTATCAGAACCTGAATGCGCATCTGGAGCGTCTGCTGGCGCTGATGCCGCTGGAACGTGAGGTGTCTGTGCGCGTGCTGCGTCACCTGTACGCCCTGGCCATCGGCTGGCAGCACCTGTCCGAGCAGCCCCAGCAGTCTCAAACCCGGTCCCAGCCCCGGCCCGGCGGCGCGCAGAGTGATCCGGTGCAGGGCCTGAGCTGCGTGCTGAACATCAGGCAAAACGCCGCCGAAGAAGAATTCGGGCTGGCAGTACGGGCCGTGATTGACCGCGTGACCCGCGTGGCTACGCCTGCCTGA
- a CDS encoding M1 family metallopeptidase, with amino-acid sequence MARTAVGSCWRLSGLLALTLFTGVQGQAVIPTIVPTLPPLSASVAAEPIGDSIFPALGQAGLDVLNYDLDLTVDRPGTSELRGTVVLTVTATKPLPMLNLDFLGPQVLEVRWNGLLAPYRHDQTVGKLTVEPPQPLLPGTRAEVMVRFAGQVGVRPDPDLPINVGWQAVPAAGGRVGANFTLSEPDGTRTFLPVNDHPSDPATFTTRITVPAGYTAAASGVQLSEIAASDGGRTFTFEQVQPIPTYALAVHVNRFERVDSAAVPVGKGGADVIRRDYFPVGVLADTRDAYVSTGEILRVLTDWFGPYPFSAYGSAIVTPRIPALETATLSTMPVTSSNVRVLVHETAHQWFGDRVVLADWSGVWLNEGFATYAELLWAQAQGETGDDMVRGWYARVGRSQTRPLVATTESQLFDTTAYIRGALALQAVRVTVDDAAFKAYLRGWVSGFSAQPVTTADLLTYTRTRLGAKAEAALRLWAESPELPPMPQR; translated from the coding sequence ATGGCCCGCACCGCTGTCGGCTCTTGCTGGAGGCTTTCTGGTCTGCTGGCTCTGACGCTCTTCACTGGCGTTCAGGGGCAGGCGGTCATTCCTACCATTGTTCCCACGCTGCCGCCGCTCTCGGCTTCAGTCGCGGCAGAGCCGATTGGAGACTCGATCTTCCCGGCACTGGGGCAGGCCGGGCTGGACGTATTGAATTATGATCTGGACCTGACCGTGGACCGTCCCGGCACATCAGAGCTGCGCGGCACGGTGGTTCTGACGGTCACTGCCACCAAGCCGTTGCCCATGCTGAATCTGGATTTCCTGGGGCCGCAGGTGCTGGAGGTGCGCTGGAATGGCCTGCTCGCCCCCTACCGGCACGATCAGACAGTGGGCAAGCTGACCGTCGAGCCGCCCCAGCCTCTGCTTCCCGGCACGCGCGCCGAAGTGATGGTGCGCTTTGCCGGACAGGTGGGGGTGCGGCCTGACCCGGACCTGCCGATCAACGTGGGCTGGCAGGCAGTCCCGGCAGCGGGTGGGCGGGTAGGCGCGAACTTCACCCTCAGCGAACCGGACGGCACGCGCACCTTCTTGCCCGTCAACGATCACCCGTCTGACCCGGCCACCTTTACCACCCGCATCACCGTTCCCGCCGGATATACGGCGGCGGCCAGCGGCGTGCAGCTTTCCGAGATTGCTGCGTCAGATGGGGGACGCACCTTCACCTTCGAGCAGGTGCAGCCGATTCCCACCTATGCGCTGGCGGTTCACGTCAACCGCTTCGAGCGCGTGGATTCCGCTGCCGTCCCGGTGGGGAAGGGCGGCGCAGACGTGATCCGGCGCGATTACTTCCCTGTCGGTGTCCTGGCTGATACGCGCGACGCCTACGTCTCCACGGGCGAGATTCTAAGAGTGCTGACCGACTGGTTTGGACCGTACCCCTTCAGCGCCTACGGCTCGGCCATCGTTACGCCGCGCATTCCGGCGCTGGAGACGGCCACGCTGTCCACCATGCCGGTCACGTCCAGCAACGTGCGCGTGCTGGTTCACGAAACCGCCCACCAATGGTTTGGGGACCGCGTGGTCCTGGCCGACTGGTCCGGGGTCTGGCTCAACGAGGGCTTCGCCACCTATGCCGAACTGCTGTGGGCGCAGGCGCAGGGCGAAACTGGGGATGACATGGTGCGCGGCTGGTACGCCCGCGTGGGCCGCAGCCAGACCCGCCCGCTCGTTGCCACCACCGAATCTCAACTGTTCGACACCACCGCGTATATCCGGGGTGCGCTGGCCTTGCAAGCCGTTCGTGTGACCGTGGACGACGCGGCTTTTAAGGCGTACTTGCGCGGCTGGGTCTCTGGGTTCTCGGCTCAGCCTGTGACCACCGCCGATCTGCTGACCTACACTCGCACGCGTCTGGGAGCAAAGGCAGAGGCGGCGCTACGGTTGTGGGCAGAGTCGCCGGAGTTGCCGCCGATGCCACAGAGGTGA
- a CDS encoding amino acid ABC transporter permease, with protein MTAPKAFRPPAAGGPSIFLWLLGAVAAFLALFFVITFVLRLMPDPIGPRADLFAEGARVTVQLTVVSGLIGLVIGMIAGIQKTSENAWVRAPANFFIWLVRGTPLLVQILFVYNALPGILAAIGINLQLDEFWSAVIALSLNVGAYNAEVIRAGIMAIARGQTEAARSLGLSGAQTMTTVVLPQALRIVVPPLVNNIVALLKDSSLASSIALLELTLAGSRVSSESFQPIPVLTTVAVVYLALTTVLTLFTDQLERRTKIASR; from the coding sequence ATGACCGCGCCGAAAGCCTTTCGTCCTCCCGCAGCAGGCGGCCCGTCCATCTTCCTGTGGCTGCTGGGGGCGGTAGCTGCCTTCCTGGCCCTGTTTTTCGTGATCACCTTCGTCCTGCGCCTGATGCCCGATCCGATTGGCCCGCGCGCCGATCTGTTTGCAGAGGGCGCGCGCGTCACCGTGCAGCTCACGGTGGTCAGCGGCCTGATCGGGCTGGTGATCGGCATGATCGCGGGGATTCAGAAGACCAGCGAAAACGCCTGGGTCCGTGCGCCCGCCAACTTCTTTATTTGGTTGGTGCGCGGCACGCCGCTGCTGGTGCAGATTCTGTTCGTGTACAACGCGCTGCCCGGCATCCTGGCGGCCATCGGCATCAACCTGCAACTGGATGAATTCTGGTCTGCCGTGATCGCCCTGTCGCTGAATGTGGGTGCGTACAATGCCGAGGTGATCCGCGCAGGCATCATGGCGATTGCGCGCGGCCAGACCGAGGCGGCCCGCAGCCTGGGCCTCAGCGGCGCGCAGACCATGACCACCGTGGTGCTGCCGCAGGCGCTGCGGATCGTGGTGCCGCCTCTGGTCAACAACATCGTGGCGCTGCTCAAGGATTCCTCGCTGGCGTCCAGCATCGCCCTGCTGGAACTCACGTTGGCCGGATCGCGTGTCAGCTCGGAAAGCTTCCAGCCCATCCCAGTGCTGACCACCGTGGCCGTGGTGTATCTGGCCCTGACCACCGTGCTGACGCTGTTCACGGATCAGTTGGAGCGCCGGACCAAGATTGCGAGTCGGTGA
- a CDS encoding acyl-CoA dehydrogenase family protein: MTKSAPNPMALLAQIDMDALGRLSQKVDLPALLNAASGMSEGQLKQLTRMLAGGKEDKARELPEANGDFYGQMDTLTGEEREVAMVTRKFMHDHVAPIMNEHWSRDEFPQQIIPELRKLDLLRKIWNEDGSRKPNATVIEGLITLEGCKVDVSTAVFFGVHAGLAFASVALGGDDVQKAEWLPKMMDFEAIGAFGLTEPEGGSQVSQGMRTTCKRDGDSWTLRGQKKWIGNSTFSDMTVVWARDVDTQEVRGFIVRAGTPGYSVEKIEGKIALRIVENGLITLDDCRVPDSDRLQNVQGWRTTAEVLKLTRAGVAWQGVGCAMGAYELAVKYSQEREQFGKRIGEFQLIQNHLVHMLGNVTSMFALCLRLSHMADGGDMKDEHAALAKVFTAARCRETVAFARETFGGNGILLEYGVAKHFADTEAIYSYEGTNEINTLVVGRAITGLSAFV, from the coding sequence ATGACCAAATCTGCCCCCAATCCGATGGCCCTGCTCGCGCAGATCGACATGGACGCCCTGGGCCGCCTGAGCCAGAAGGTGGACCTGCCCGCCCTGCTGAACGCCGCGTCAGGCATGAGCGAGGGCCAGCTCAAGCAACTGACGCGCATGCTGGCGGGCGGCAAAGAAGACAAGGCCAGGGAACTGCCCGAGGCCAACGGCGACTTCTACGGCCAGATGGACACCCTGACCGGCGAGGAGCGCGAGGTGGCGATGGTGACGCGCAAATTCATGCACGATCACGTTGCCCCAATCATGAACGAACACTGGAGCCGCGACGAATTCCCGCAGCAGATCATCCCCGAACTGCGAAAGCTGGACCTGCTGCGTAAAATCTGGAACGAGGACGGCAGCCGCAAACCCAACGCCACCGTCATTGAAGGGCTGATCACGCTGGAAGGCTGCAAAGTGGACGTGTCCACGGCGGTGTTCTTTGGCGTCCATGCGGGTCTGGCCTTCGCCAGCGTCGCGCTGGGCGGCGATGACGTGCAGAAGGCGGAATGGCTGCCCAAGATGATGGATTTCGAGGCCATCGGCGCGTTCGGCCTGACCGAACCCGAGGGTGGCTCGCAGGTCAGCCAGGGCATGCGGACCACCTGCAAGCGCGACGGCGACAGTTGGACCCTGCGCGGGCAGAAGAAGTGGATCGGCAACTCCACCTTCAGCGACATGACCGTGGTGTGGGCGCGTGACGTGGATACCCAGGAGGTGCGCGGCTTCATCGTGCGCGCCGGAACGCCGGGCTACAGCGTCGAGAAGATTGAGGGCAAGATCGCCCTGCGGATCGTGGAAAACGGCCTGATCACCCTGGACGACTGCCGCGTGCCGGACAGTGACCGCCTTCAGAACGTGCAGGGCTGGCGCACCACGGCGGAAGTCCTGAAACTGACCCGCGCGGGCGTGGCGTGGCAGGGCGTGGGCTGCGCGATGGGCGCGTATGAACTGGCCGTGAAATACAGCCAGGAACGCGAGCAGTTCGGCAAGCGTATCGGTGAATTCCAGCTCATCCAGAACCATCTGGTGCATATGCTGGGCAACGTGACCAGCATGTTCGCGCTGTGCCTGCGCCTGAGCCACATGGCGGATGGCGGCGACATGAAGGACGAACACGCCGCGCTGGCCAAGGTCTTTACTGCCGCCCGATGCCGCGAAACGGTAGCCTTTGCCCGCGAAACCTTCGGCGGCAACGGCATCCTGCTGGAATATGGCGTCGCCAAGCATTTCGCCGACACTGAGGCGATCTATTCCTACGAGGGCACCAACGAGATCAACACGCTGGTGGTGGGCCGCGCCATCACCGGACTCAGCGCTTTCGTCTAA
- a CDS encoding bifunctional UDP-sugar hydrolase/5'-nucleotidase, with amino-acid sequence MKRNLFLIGAALTLSSCSMMSKTAEPVTVTVVGLNDFHGNLEATNFSGVMIPDPKDPTKQVRLQAGGIEAIGGYLDQERAKNPNLIFVGAGDVIGASPITSSLLRDEPSTIAMTKLGMKFSSLGNHEFDQGLKELMRMQNGGCDSNDMAKACKFENPYPAAGFKWLGANVVDKTTGKPVFEPYAVQEIGGAKIGFIGAVLQGTPSIVSPDGIKTLDFLDEASSINKYVPELKKQNVDAIVVLIHQGGTAKDGFSEPACGTLTGPIVDIVNKLDPSIKAVVSGHTHQGYNCLVGGRVVIQGDYYGHLLQRLDLTVDKANHKLLSVSAANVVMDTRTLPKDPAMTAILTRAKTLTDAVKGTPVGTLAVASISRTNNAAGESALGDVIADSQLAATADKGAVIAFMNPGGIRADLMASAAGNTATFGDLFTVQPFGNTLVVMDLTGAQIKTLLEQQFDNPDATSSRILQVSKGFAYSYDSTAAKGSRVDAASIKLGGETIDPAKTYRVTMNSFLAGGGDNFVAFKDGTNVLQLPNLVDVDTAVSYVKANPGLAAGAQDRITKTK; translated from the coding sequence ATGAAAAGAAATCTCTTTCTGATCGGCGCAGCCCTGACGCTGTCCTCGTGCAGCATGATGTCCAAAACCGCAGAGCCGGTAACGGTGACGGTGGTGGGCCTCAACGACTTCCACGGCAACCTGGAAGCCACCAACTTTTCGGGGGTGATGATTCCCGATCCCAAGGACCCCACCAAACAGGTTCGCCTGCAAGCGGGCGGGATCGAGGCCATCGGCGGCTACCTGGACCAGGAGCGGGCCAAGAATCCTAACCTGATCTTCGTGGGGGCTGGGGACGTGATCGGGGCCTCGCCCATCACCAGCAGCCTGCTGCGTGACGAACCCAGCACCATCGCCATGACCAAGCTGGGCATGAAGTTCAGCTCGCTGGGCAACCATGAGTTCGATCAGGGCCTCAAGGAACTGATGCGGATGCAAAACGGCGGCTGCGACAGCAACGACATGGCCAAGGCCTGTAAGTTCGAGAACCCTTACCCCGCTGCGGGCTTCAAGTGGCTGGGCGCGAACGTGGTGGACAAGACCACCGGGAAGCCTGTCTTCGAGCCATACGCCGTCCAGGAAATCGGCGGCGCGAAGATCGGCTTTATCGGCGCGGTGCTTCAGGGCACCCCCAGCATCGTCAGCCCCGACGGCATCAAGACGCTGGACTTTCTGGACGAGGCCAGCAGCATCAACAAGTACGTTCCCGAACTGAAAAAGCAGAACGTGGACGCCATCGTGGTGCTGATCCACCAGGGCGGCACGGCCAAGGACGGCTTCTCGGAGCCAGCCTGCGGCACCCTGACCGGCCCCATCGTGGACATCGTGAACAAGCTGGACCCGTCTATCAAAGCGGTGGTCAGCGGGCATACCCACCAGGGCTACAACTGTCTGGTGGGAGGCCGCGTGGTCATCCAGGGCGACTATTACGGTCACCTGCTGCAACGCCTGGACCTGACTGTCGATAAGGCCAACCACAAGCTGCTCTCGGTCAGCGCCGCCAACGTGGTCATGGACACCCGCACGCTGCCCAAGGACCCGGCCATGACCGCCATCCTGACCCGCGCCAAGACACTGACCGACGCCGTGAAGGGCACCCCGGTGGGCACCCTGGCCGTCGCCAGCATCAGCCGGACCAACAACGCGGCGGGCGAGAGCGCGCTGGGCGACGTGATCGCCGACTCGCAACTGGCCGCCACCGCCGACAAGGGGGCCGTGATCGCTTTCATGAACCCCGGCGGCATCCGTGCGGACCTGATGGCCAGTGCGGCGGGCAATACCGCCACCTTTGGCGATCTGTTCACCGTGCAGCCCTTCGGCAACACGCTGGTGGTCATGGACCTGACTGGCGCGCAGATCAAGACCCTGCTGGAGCAGCAGTTCGACAACCCTGACGCGACCAGCAGCCGCATCTTGCAGGTCAGCAAGGGCTTTGCCTACAGCTATGACAGCACCGCTGCCAAGGGCAGCCGGGTGGACGCAGCCAGCATCAAGCTCGGTGGCGAGACCATCGATCCTGCCAAGACCTACCGCGTGACCATGAACTCGTTCCTGGCAGGCGGCGGCGATAACTTCGTGGCCTTTAAGGACGGCACCAACGTGCTGCAATTGCCCAATCTGGTGGATGTGGACACCGCTGTGTCCTACGTCAAGGCCAACCCTGGTCTGGCGGCGGGCGCGCAGGACCGGATCACCAAGACCAAGTAA